Proteins encoded within one genomic window of Candidatus Binatia bacterium:
- a CDS encoding aldo/keto reductase: MKTAPFGWTGVAVPLVGQGTWHMGESRRRKDEEVAALRLGLELGLVHIDTAELYGQGGAEEVVAEAMRGFPRKEVFLVSKVLPQHASYQGTIRAAEASLRRLRTDYLDLYLLHWPGRYPIEETMGAMAELVRQGKIRFAGVSNFDVTELREAVERSPVRIACNQVLYNLTHRGIELDLLPFCRRHEIAVVGYTPFGGFPTRGVGFRVLEGIARRHGKTPRQVVLRFLTRLPGLFAIPKAAKLEHVRENAGASDFDLTEEDIREIDRVFPVPPRPVPLAMA; the protein is encoded by the coding sequence GTGAAAACCGCTCCCTTCGGCTGGACGGGCGTCGCCGTCCCTCTCGTGGGCCAGGGGACCTGGCACATGGGGGAGTCGCGCCGTCGCAAAGACGAAGAAGTCGCGGCGCTCCGGTTGGGCCTCGAGCTCGGGCTCGTGCACATCGACACGGCAGAGCTTTACGGCCAGGGGGGTGCGGAGGAAGTCGTCGCGGAGGCGATGCGGGGATTTCCGCGAAAGGAGGTGTTTCTGGTCTCGAAGGTCCTGCCCCAGCACGCGTCCTACCAGGGGACGATTCGTGCCGCCGAGGCGAGTCTCCGGCGGCTCCGGACGGACTACCTCGACCTCTACCTCCTTCACTGGCCCGGGCGCTATCCGATCGAAGAAACGATGGGTGCGATGGCCGAACTCGTCCGCCAGGGGAAGATCCGGTTCGCGGGCGTGAGCAACTTCGACGTGACGGAGCTTCGCGAAGCCGTGGAGCGTTCGCCCGTGCGGATCGCCTGCAACCAGGTTCTCTACAATCTCACCCACCGGGGAATCGAACTCGACCTCCTCCCGTTCTGCCGCCGTCACGAGATCGCGGTCGTGGGCTACACGCCCTTCGGCGGCTTTCCGACCCGAGGAGTAGGGTTTCGGGTCCTGGAAGGGATCGCCCGCCGTCACGGCAAGACGCCGCGGCAGGTCGTGCTCCGTTTCCTCACGCGCCTTCCGGGACTTTTCGCGATCCCCAAGGCGGCAAAGCTCGAGCACGTCCGCGAGAATGCCGGGGCTTCGGACTTCGATCTCACCGAGGAAGACATCCGCGAGATCGATCGCGTCTTCCCGGTGCCGCCGAGACCCGTGCCGCTGGCCATGGCATGA
- a CDS encoding LLM class F420-dependent oxidoreductase translates to MKFGLFAPASNPFATPEYLAALARGAEERGFHSLWMAEHVVLFDEYASRYPYSADGRIPAGPENGILDPFGVLSFVAGVTQRLRLGTGICLVPQRNPVYTAKEVATLDWLSGGRFDFGVGVGWLAEEFRALGVPFERRGARCRAYLEVMKRLWCDPVSSYEGEFYSLPPCRQYPKPVQKPHPPIFFGGESDAALRRVADLGQGWYPFSLGPEGLAERLRKLEEYLARNGRRRSEIRISVCPYLLPCTLETVEHYRDLGVEQVIFLFLARDAEDVPRVLDQLAESYVAKARDW, encoded by the coding sequence ATGAAGTTCGGCCTTTTCGCTCCCGCCAGCAACCCTTTCGCCACGCCGGAGTATCTCGCTGCCCTCGCGCGAGGGGCGGAGGAAAGGGGCTTCCACTCTCTCTGGATGGCCGAGCACGTCGTGCTCTTCGACGAGTACGCCTCCAGGTACCCCTACTCCGCCGACGGCAGGATCCCCGCCGGCCCGGAAAACGGCATCCTCGACCCCTTCGGGGTCCTCTCGTTCGTGGCCGGCGTCACACAGCGGCTTCGCCTCGGGACCGGCATCTGTCTCGTGCCCCAGCGAAACCCCGTCTACACGGCGAAGGAAGTGGCGACGCTCGACTGGCTTTCGGGCGGCCGGTTCGACTTCGGCGTGGGCGTGGGGTGGCTCGCCGAGGAATTCCGCGCGCTCGGGGTTCCCTTCGAAAGGCGGGGTGCACGGTGTCGCGCGTATCTCGAGGTCATGAAGCGGCTCTGGTGCGATCCGGTCTCGAGCTACGAGGGGGAGTTCTACTCGCTTCCACCGTGCCGCCAGTACCCGAAACCCGTCCAGAAGCCGCACCCCCCGATTTTTTTCGGCGGGGAAAGCGACGCGGCCCTGCGGCGCGTGGCCGACCTGGGGCAAGGGTGGTATCCGTTCTCGCTCGGTCCCGAGGGACTCGCGGAGAGGCTCCGGAAGCTCGAGGAGTATCTCGCGCGCAACGGCCGGAGGCGGAGCGAGATCCGGATCTCGGTCTGTCCCTACCTGTTGCCCTGCACTCTCGAAACCGTGGAACACTACCGGGACCTCGGTGTCGAGCAGGTGATTTTCCTTTTCCTCGCGCGGGACGCCGAGGACGTGCCCCGGGTTCTCGACCAGCTCGCCGAGTCTTACGTGGCAAAAGCGCGCGACTGGTGA
- a CDS encoding amidohydrolase has product MKELPRLPYDGAVDADGHVLEPPDLWDRYLEPRYRDRALHIRKDERGLEYLEIDGRPSKLVRNGMPAALGAMDRLGGIEYPREAKTGLGYVDLAPLGAMDPKERLRRLDLEHIERAFLYPTLGVLWVAECDDEEITQAYLRAYNRWIVDFCSDSGGRLVPIAQISLGDPEAAEAEVRRAAKDGVKGIWSPPFCWTRKPIGHPDHHRVFAAAEELGLPFAIHPSFEPKWAAPGRFGEMTSFRYSFFLNVTAPDAVRHAFTSLFQFGVFDLFPELRVVVLESGASWIAYWLDRMDTVYASPQGRTVPLREKPSFYFRRQCWIAGDPDESALPAIVPLVGEDRFFWASDFPHPDHPPEYVPHLTKLVEALPESARERLLGRNVLEAYRLV; this is encoded by the coding sequence ATGAAGGAACTGCCGCGCTTGCCCTACGACGGTGCCGTGGATGCGGACGGCCACGTGCTCGAGCCACCCGACCTCTGGGACCGGTACCTCGAGCCCAGGTACCGAGACCGCGCCCTCCACATCCGCAAGGACGAACGCGGCCTCGAATACCTCGAGATCGACGGAAGGCCGTCGAAGCTCGTTCGCAACGGCATGCCCGCCGCCCTCGGGGCCATGGACCGGCTGGGCGGCATCGAGTACCCGCGGGAGGCGAAAACCGGACTCGGCTACGTCGACCTGGCACCGCTCGGCGCCATGGACCCGAAAGAACGGCTCCGGAGGCTCGACCTCGAGCACATCGAGCGCGCTTTTCTCTACCCCACGCTCGGCGTCCTCTGGGTGGCGGAGTGCGACGACGAAGAAATCACCCAGGCCTACCTTCGAGCCTACAACCGCTGGATCGTGGACTTCTGCTCGGATTCCGGCGGCCGGCTGGTTCCGATCGCACAGATCTCGCTCGGCGACCCCGAAGCCGCGGAGGCCGAGGTGCGGCGGGCTGCGAAGGACGGTGTCAAGGGAATCTGGTCTCCTCCCTTTTGCTGGACGCGGAAGCCGATCGGACACCCCGACCACCACCGCGTCTTCGCGGCGGCCGAGGAGCTGGGTCTCCCCTTCGCCATCCATCCGAGCTTCGAGCCCAAGTGGGCGGCCCCCGGCAGGTTCGGGGAAATGACGAGCTTTCGGTATTCGTTTTTCCTGAACGTGACGGCCCCGGACGCCGTCCGGCACGCCTTCACGTCCCTTTTCCAGTTCGGCGTCTTCGACCTCTTCCCCGAACTCCGGGTCGTGGTTCTCGAGTCCGGAGCGAGCTGGATCGCGTACTGGCTCGACCGCATGGACACGGTGTACGCCTCGCCGCAGGGGCGTACGGTGCCGCTTCGGGAAAAACCGAGCTTCTACTTCCGGCGGCAATGCTGGATCGCGGGCGATCCCGACGAGAGCGCCCTCCCCGCCATCGTGCCGCTCGTCGGCGAGGACCGGTTTTTCTGGGCCTCGGACTTCCCGCACCCCGACCACCCGCCGGAGTACGTACCGCACCTCACGAAACTCGTCGAAGCGCTGCCCGAAAGCGCCCGGGAACGACTCCTCGGGCGGAACGTGCTCGAGGCTTACCGCCTCGTCTGA